One genomic window of Stigmatopora nigra isolate UIUO_SnigA chromosome 13, RoL_Snig_1.1, whole genome shotgun sequence includes the following:
- the ythdf2 gene encoding YTH domain-containing family protein 2, which translates to MSVYSLLEQRPKGQANKVQNGAVTQKDSLNDDEFEPYLTTQARQSNAYTAMSDSYMPSYYSPSIGFSYSLNEAAWSTGGDPPMPYLASYGQLSNGEPHYLPDAMFGQPGPLGSNPFLGQHGFNFFPSGIDFSAWGNSSSQGQSGTPQSSGYSSSYAYAPSSLGGAMIDGQSPFAPAANEPLNKAPGMNSLDQGMAGLKIGGASPGGNGDVAPKVVGSGLPGGGPLGPVSSVGVPGMPPVSIAPAKPASWADIASKPAKPQPKLKTKGGMAGNNLPPPPIKHNMDIGTWDNKGGNVPKAATPQQQQGPPIPSNGQPPNQASPQPGSTAVGNPQMPLSNGQLVPAVSQLGQHQLQSSGQPGMAPMPQQPLTQGPPPPGQQQQQQQAGQPTRWVPPRNRANGFGDGGGPGAGQSPPTSAGVGMVPGVPSEPHPVLEKLRMVNNYNPKDFDWNPKQGRVFIIKSYSEDDIHRSIKYNIWCSTEHGNKRLDAAYRSLGAKGPLYLLFSVNGSGHFCGVAEMRSAVDYNTSAGVWSQDKWKGRFDVRWIFVKDVPNSQLRHIRLENNENKPVTNSRDTQEVPLDKARQVLKIIAGYKHTTSIFDDFSHYEKRQEEEECVKKVEVQGSEPYPNNPNNRSHYRLQDRQGRIK; encoded by the exons ATGTCAGTCTACAGCCTCCTCGAACAG AGACCGAAAGGCCAAGCAAATAAAG tgCAAAACGGAGCTGTGACCCAAAAGGATTCCTTAAATGATGATGAGTTTGAGCCTTATCTGACCACTCAGGCCAGACAG AGCAATGCCTATACGGCCATGTCTGACTCCTACATGCCCAGCTATTACAGCCCCTCCATAGGATTTTCCTACTCCCTCAACGAGGCAGCATGGTCTACCGGCGGAGACCCTCCCATGCCTTACCTGGCCTCATACGGACAGTTGAGCAACGGGGAGCCCCACTACCTCCCGGATGCCATGTTCGGGCAGCCGGGCCCCCTGGGAAGCAACCCCTTCTTGGGCCAGCACGGCTTCAACTTCTTCCCCAGCGGCATCGACTTCTCGGCGTGGGGGAACAGCAGCTCTCAGGGACAGTCGGGCACGCCGCAGAGCTCCGGCTACAGCAGCAGCTATGCCTACGCTCCCAGCTCCCTGGGAGGGGCCATGATCGATGGACAGTCCCCCTTTGCGCCCGCTGCCAACGAACCGCTCAATAAGGCGCCCGGTATGAACAGCCTAGACCAGGGAATGGCGGGCTTAAAGATCGGGGGCGCGTCTCCGGGGGGCAACGGGGATGTGGCTCCAAAAGTGGTCGGCTCCGGCTTACCGGGAGGAGGTCCTCTCGGTCCGGTGTCTTCTGTCGGAGTGCCCGGCATGCCTCCCGTCTCCATCGCGCCCGCCAAGCCTGCCTCGTGGGCGGACATCGCCAGCAAGCCGGCCAAGCCTCAACCCAAGCTGAAAACCAAGGGCGGCATGGCCGGGAACAATTTGCCACCTCCGCCCATCAAACACAACATGGACATCGGCACGTGGGACAACAAGGGCGGCAATGTGCCTAAAGCGGCCACGCCGCAGCAGCAGCAGGGCCCCCCGATTCCCAGCAACGGGCAACCGCCCAACCAGGCGTCTCCCCAGCCTGGAAGCACGGCGGTGGGGAACCCTCAGATGCCCCTCAGCAACGGACAGCTGGTACCTGCTGTTTCCCAGCTGGGGCAGCATCAGCTCCAATCCAGTGGGCAGCCCGGAATGGCTCCGATGCCCCAGCAGCCTCTCACCCAGGGCCCTCCGCCGCCgggtcaacaacaacaacagcagcaagcGGGCCAGCCCACCCGCTGGGTACCCCCGCGGAACCGGGCCAACGGGTTTGGGGACGGAGGCGGGCCCGGTGCAGGCCAGTCGCCTCCCACCTCGGCTGGAGTGGGCATGGTTCCTGGGGTGCCCTCTGAGCCCCACCCAGTCTTAGAGAAGTTGCGTATGGTCAACAACTACAACCCCAAGGACTTTGATTGGAACCCCAAACAGGGCCGCGTGTTTATCATCAAAAGTTACTCGGAGGACGACATCCACCGCTCCATCAAGTACAACATCTGGTGCAGCACGGAGCACGGCAACAAGAGGCTGGACGCCGCCTACCGCTCGCTGGGCGCCAAGGGGCCGCTCTACCTCCTGTTCAGCGTCAACGGGAGCGGGCACTTCTGCGGCGTGGCCGAGATGCGCTCGGCCGTGGACTACAACACGTCCGCCGGCGTGTGGTCTCAGGACAAGTGGAAGGGGCGTTTTGACGTACGCTGGATCTTCGTCAAAGACGTTCCCAACAGCCAGCTCAGACACATCCGGCTGGAAAACAACGAGAACAAGCCGGTGACCAACTCTCGGGACACGCAGGAGGTGCCGCTGGACAAGGCCCGGCAGGTTCTCAAGATCATCGCCGGCTACAAACACACCACCTCCATCTTTGATGACTTTTCGCACTACGAGAAGCgccaggaagaagaagaatgtgTGAAAAAG GTGGAGGTCCAAGGCAGTGAGCCATATCCCAACAACCCAAACAACAGGAGCCACTACAGACTGCAG GATCGCCAGGGACGGATCAAGTAA